From a region of the Zingiber officinale cultivar Zhangliang chromosome 4B, Zo_v1.1, whole genome shotgun sequence genome:
- the LOC121976252 gene encoding GPI transamidase component PIG-S-like — translation MAEIADDSPPSASASSSASADASADACAAEGASEKRPTKPGRKRLLLTLSVLLSFLLGLPFFLKSTEIYRSPLPFKSINALSLRLQSDPPSLPCRFHAVFLRPVPDSSLASRLRSAISADMRRRAGDRPTCGGCGRDFAVSVTLDFGGDCARDDGGEDGSCLWRCGAVSLDGVGADDSGVDDLLDSALGGAASKECAEASGGRVYTVVVVEREDDLGVRVVMGKHRHAWIVGKISENDVVSLIGKVFVKYFMNGGKKVGELAKGIGEFVPVGADGSVVLSFSLLNADPSDWVYDWKFKDMSNIMLTPFVKALTPIANISIESQVLYHTPKLSQSYWDEKSSSHIFSIRDLPFFVNSNEWHLDTSIIAAGRSKVLQFVVYVPSASECPLLLQLPNGEISMTNSFISPMWGGVIIWNPPHCAGDSHNTLPPQELQKIFQVFLAQLRMLFGLKSNYIDSSETGISKFLDSESGFTEWELDVLYRHHACFNLHSCVTTLESLAKLVQSLPRMIIMDEIGKQVKFSLEAANLAQRNASLGIYDSSASSSRQAKVLAEDAFFHPSIMSISYSSIEHYFAIYMPFFAPVALHVLLAAIKELKRYKRERAKYLAFISEKAKMD, via the exons ATGGCTGAGATCGCCGACGACTCTCCtccctccgcctccgcctcctcCTCCGCCTCCGCCGACGCTTCGGCTGACGCCTGCGCCGCCGAAGGGGCATCCGAAAAGAGGCCCACAAAGCCCGGTCGAAAGCgtctcctcctcaccctctccGTGCTCCTGTCCTTCCTCTTAG GTCTTCCCTTCTTCCTCAAGTCGACCGAGATCTACCGATCTCCTCTCCCCTTCAAATCGATCAATGCTCTCTCCCTCCGTCTCCAATCCGACCCGCCCTCCCTACCCTGCCGCTTCCATGCCGTGTTCCTCCGTCCTGTTCCGGACAGTTCCCTCGCCTCCCGTCTCCGCTCCGCTATCTCCGCCGACATGAGGAGGCGCGCTGGAGACCGCCCCACCTGCGGCGGCTGCGGCCGGGACTTCGCCGTCTCTGTCACCTTGGATTTCGGCGGGGACTGCGCGAGGGACGACGGCGGCGAGGATGGTTCCTGCCTCTGGAGGTGTGGCGCCGTCAGTTTGGATGGTGTTGGTGCGGATGATTCCGGGGTCGACGACTTACTGGATTCAGCGCTTGGGGGAGCGGCTTCCAAGGAGTGCGCGGAGGCCAGTGGTGGGAGGGTTTACACGGTTGTGGTTGTAGAACGAGAAGATGATTTGGGAGTGAGGGTTGTCATGGGGAAGCATCGTCATGCTTGGATTGTCGGGAAGATCTCCGAGAATGATGTCGTCTCACTCATAGGGAAGGTGTTCGTGAAATACTTCATGAACGGGGGTAAGAAGGTAGGGGAGTTGGCTAAAGGGATAGGAGAGTTCGTACCTGTTGGTGCTGATGGCAGTGTGGTGCTCTCATTTAGCTTGTTGAATGCTGATCCCAGTGATTGGGTTTATGATTG GAAATTCAAAGACATGAGTAACATCATGTTGACTCCTTTCGTCAAGGCCCTAACTCCAATAGCAAACATAAGCATTGAAAGTCAG GTGTTGTATCACACACCTAAATTGTCACAATCTTACTGGGATGAGAAATCCAGTAGCCACATCTTCAGCATAAGAGACCTTCCTTTCTTT GTAAATTCAAATGAATGGCATCTGGATACTTCAATCATTGCAGCTGGACGATCAAAAGTTCTGCAATTTGTGGT CTATGTACCATCTGCAAGTGAATGCCCACTTCTCTTACAGCTTCCTAATGGAGAGATCTCTATGACCAACAGTTTTATATCTCCA ATGTGGGGAGGTGTTATTATCTGGAATCCACCTCACTGTGCTGGAGATTCTCACAACACCTTGCCACCTCAG GAACTTCAAAAAATATTTCAAGTTTTCCTTGCACAACTCCGGATGTTATTTGGTCTCAAGTCAAATTATATCGATTCTTCTGAGACAGGAATATCAAAATTTTTGGACAGTGAAAGTGGCTTCACTGAATG GGAGTTGGATGTGCTATATCGTCATCATGCTTGTTTCAATCTACATTCATGTGTCACTACACTCGAGTCACTTGCTAAATTA GTTCAATCACTTCCAAGAATGATTATAATGGATGAAATAGGGAAACAG GTGAAGTTTTCGCTTGAAGCTGCAAATTTAGCTCAGAGGAATGCATCTCTTGGAATCTATGATTCTTCAGCTA GCTCTTCTAGACAAGCTAAGGTTTTAGCAGAAGATGCATTTTTTCATCCATCCATCATGTCGATCAGCTATTCCTCCATTGAACACTACTTTGCAATATACATG CCCTTTTTTGCACCAGTCGCTCTTCATGTGCTTCTAGCTGcaatcaaagaactaaagagataCAAGAGGGAAAGAGCTAAATACCTGGCATTCATTTCCGAGAAAGCCAAGATGGACTAG